The Erythrolamprus reginae isolate rEryReg1 chromosome 3, rEryReg1.hap1, whole genome shotgun sequence genome contains a region encoding:
- the LOC139163546 gene encoding papilin-like → MKGHLVCFLLLAVTFAAATEWDGDSIRPRVKGGQVQQQTPEPPTIGPPGTKQQGKPGPPRYGECPPTTTLLYPQVLYCQVDRPCPGDEKCCQIGNIRKCVLPKGVHHGYCPRPQDQAIYKKPCTEDHQCGWHEKCCRTEGHKKCVEAVPAVRGLCPKRRLPEDITPCEGECVNDSGCNDGKKCCYYNCGLKCVEPERPQEQDQEQEQEQEQDQKKGKGGGEAGKGRCRADHDCLHGKKCCKGVCRRECQAQDLCHLPKRGGLCMAFMPRWFYNWHTGACEHFIYGGCGGNANNFNTLKECELRCVLPDTNRPGTCPTGEPREGSPCGKFCSNDASCPNVQRCCATPCGGQECRIPQEYLPGYCPMVLLPPSTGDVCFPNCTNDWDCNRGIYLPRKKCCVFGDRKICVEAVEEHPGVCPARVEVQLFAQCNNTCTGDHDCPLTEKCCFTGCSRGCLPSVRSERCQRPPQEESCKGALPRYHYDPDKKRCVSYQSCKDYPNNFKTKELCEKACGKISKEVCKLPADPGRCQGYSRQYYFNWNTKRCEIFNYGLCGGNDNRFATRLECEMVCGEFEQQQQQQQQRPKE, encoded by the exons ATGAAGGGCCACTTGGTCTGCTTCCTGCTCCTGGCGGTGACGTTTGCTGCAGCAACTGAATGGGATGGTG ATAGCATTCGTCCCCGTGTAAAGGGAGGACAGGTGCAGCAACAGACCCCGGAACCACCAACCATTGGCCCTCCTGGGACGAAGCAGCAGGGGAAACCTG GTCCTCCTCGATATGGCGAATGTCCACCTACAACTACACTTCTTTACCCGCAAGTGCTCTACTGCCAGGTGGATCGACCGTGCCCAGGGGATGAAAAATGCTGCCAAATTGGGAATATAAGGAAATGTGTCCTTCCCAAAGGAG TCCATCATGGCTACTGCCCCAGGCCACAAGATCAGGCCATCTACAAGAAGCCCTGCACAGAAGACCACCAGTGCGGATGGCACGAGAAATGCTGCAGGACGGAAGGTCACAAGAAGTGTGTGGAAGCTGTACCAG CTGTCCGTGGACTTTGCCCCAAGAGGCGTCTTCCTGAAGACATTACCCCCTGCGAAGGCGAGTGCGTCAACGACAGTGGCTGCAATGATGGGAAGAAGTGTTGCTACTACAACTGTGGCCTGAAGTGCGTGGAGCCTGAAAGACCCCAGGAACAAGAccaggaacaggaacaggaacaggaacaggatcAGAAGAAAG GGAAAGGTGGAGGAGAGGCCGGCAAGGGCAGGTGTCGCGCAGACCACGATTGCCTCCACGGGAAGAAGTGCTGCAAAGGAGTCTGCAGGCGGGAATGCCAGGCACAAG ATCTCTGCCACCTGCCCAAGAGGGGAGGCCTGTGCATGGCCTTTATGCCTCGCTGGTTCTACAACTGGCACACAGGGGCATGCGAACACTTCATCTACGGAGGCTGCGGAGGGAATGCCAACAACTTCAACACTCTGAAGGAATGTGAGCTCCGCTGTGTCCTTCCAG ATACCAACAGGCCTGGCACGTGTCCCACCGGAGAACCTCGTGAGGGCAGCCCTTGTGGCAAATTCTGCTCCAATGATGCCAGCTGCCCAAACGTCCAGCGGTGCTGTGCCACTCCCTGTGGGGGGCAGGAATGTAGAATCCCACAAGAAT aTTTGCCAGGATACTGCCCCATGGTCCTGCTGCCCCCCAGCACAGGGGACGTTTGTTTCCCCAACTGCACCAACGACTGGGACTGTAACCGTGGCATATACCTTCCGAGGAAGAAGTGCTGCGTCTTTGGAGATAGGAAGATATGTGTGGAGGCTGTAGAAG AGCACCCCGGCGTGTGTCCGGCAAGGGTCGAAGTGCAGCTCTTTGCTCAATGCAACAACACTTGCACTGGGGACCACGACTGCCCCCTGACCGAGAAGTGCTGCTTCACCGGATGCAGTCGTGGCTGCCTGCCTTCAG TCCGCAGTGAGAGGTGCCAGCGACCTCCGCAGGAGGAGAGCTGCAAAGGTGCTTTGCCACGCTACCACTACGATCCAGACAAGAAGAGGTGTGTCAGTTATCAGAGCTGCAAGGACTATCCCAACAACTTTAAGACCAAGGAGCTGTGCGAAAAGGCCTGTGGGAAAATCAGCAAAG AGGTttgcaaactcccagcagacccGGGTCGATGTCAAGGATATTCACGACAGTATTATTTCAACTGGAACACCAAAAGGTGTGAAATCTTTAATTACGGATTGTGCGGTGGCAACGACAACCGCTTCGCCACAAGACTGGAGTGCGAAATGGTCTGCGGCGAATTTG aacaacagcagcagcagcagcagcaacgtcCCAAAGAATGA